Below is a window of Aeromonas veronii DNA.
CAAGGAACGCAGCTCGACCGGAGTGTCCGCGAGGGCCAGGTTGGGGAAATTGCTAATATCAACGCTCATATTGTTACTGTTATCCAGCGTTTAGTGGGTTCGCTCGATGATGTAATCGGCAAACGCTTCCAGAATGTCGGTATTGTAGGGCAAGGATTGCAGGGCTGTTAAGGCTTTACCGTGCAGTTCGCGAGCCAGCTCACGGGCGTTTTCGAGTCCGAGCAGGGCCGGATAGGTACTTTTCTCCAGCGCCAGGTCCGAGCCTTGCGGTTTGCCCAGGGTGGCGGTATCACCTGTGATGTCGAGGATGTCATCCTGCACCTGGAAGGCGAGGCCAATCGCGGCGGCGTAGGTTTGCAGTGCCGCCAGGGTGGCGTCATCGACATCGGCTTTGCACAGGGCGCCGAGCGCCACGGCACATTCAATCAGTGCACCGGTCTTGTGGCGGTGTACCTGTTCCAGTTCGGCCAGCGAGATCTGGCGCCCTTCGGCCTGCAGATCCAGCGCCTGACCGCCACACATACCGAGATAGCCGGAGGCGCGGGCGAGGGTACTCAGCATCCGCACCCGGTTGGTCATCAAGGTATCGGGCATGGGGTGATCGGCCAGAATGGAGAACGCCAGGGTCTGCAGCGCATCACCGGCCAGAATGGCGGTCCCTTCGTCAAACGCCTTGTGAACGGTTGGCTGGCCACGACGCAAGTCGTCGTTATCCATGGCGGGCAGGTCATCGTGTAGCAGGGAGTAAGCGTGGATGCACTCCACGGCAGCTGCGGGGCCATCCAGCAGCTCGCTCTTTACACCCAGCATCTCGCCGACTGCGTAGACCAGAAACGGGCGAACCCGCTTGCCGCCCAGCAGCAGGCCGTAACTCATGGCATCGCGCAGACGCGGTGCCATGGTGGGCAAGGATTCAAGGTGTGCTGACAGACAGTCGTCAATACGCTGACGATGCAGACGGGAAAAATGGTCCAGCGCCACTCACTCCTCTCCTTGTTCTGGCTGGAAGGGGGCGAGCTGGTCACTGCCATCGGCTTGACTGAGCAGGATCTGGATCTTCTGCTCGGCCAGTTCCAGCTTCTGCTGACCGGCCCGTACCAGATGAACGCCTTGCTCGAACTGCTTGAGTGCCTCTTCCAGGGGTAGGGAACCTTGTTCCAGCTGATGAACGATGGTTTCCAGCTCTTCCAGAGTGGCATCAAAACTCAGACGGTCGATTTTTTTACTGGCCATGTCCATCCTCGGGGATTGAAAAAAACGGCTTATATTAGCATCGACCGTCCACAGGGGGGAGGCTGAAAAGCACTGCGCCCTCAAACTCTCGCTAAACTGGCCGATAATGAGCCATCATACTCAGTGGATGCAGGCTTGCCGCTTGGGTCGCAATAGCAGAAAATTCAACAAATTATAAATTAGGCATAAGCATCGGTGACAGGAGTAGGGACGTGGATCTAGGCAGTCTGATAGGGATAGTGCTGGGTTTCGGGGTGGTGGTATAC
It encodes the following:
- the ispA gene encoding (2E,6E)-farnesyl diphosphate synthase; the encoded protein is MALDHFSRLHRQRIDDCLSAHLESLPTMAPRLRDAMSYGLLLGGKRVRPFLVYAVGEMLGVKSELLDGPAAAVECIHAYSLLHDDLPAMDNDDLRRGQPTVHKAFDEGTAILAGDALQTLAFSILADHPMPDTLMTNRVRMLSTLARASGYLGMCGGQALDLQAEGRQISLAELEQVHRHKTGALIECAVALGALCKADVDDATLAALQTYAAAIGLAFQVQDDILDITGDTATLGKPQGSDLALEKSTYPALLGLENARELARELHGKALTALQSLPYNTDILEAFADYIIERTH
- the xseB gene encoding exodeoxyribonuclease VII small subunit, producing MASKKIDRLSFDATLEELETIVHQLEQGSLPLEEALKQFEQGVHLVRAGQQKLELAEQKIQILLSQADGSDQLAPFQPEQGEE